A genomic segment from Pseudomonas sp. S09G 359 encodes:
- a CDS encoding DUF6162 family protein, with protein sequence MSTTQVVRPAGAGHETLYVLLLCLIILAVAGTVVALHGESQEVAAVPSHQLDARRDLSAAEQGIYADLRVTLDEIHLLQQEQNALPTPAQLAEEGFAPFAQDASSVSRGDHRWQLLAPSAYLGLSQAPATSGSLLMRVQGTEPDIWLNRQANLAAPSDLTDQALIAAGWQQVVAQFDAGVTRQHRH encoded by the coding sequence ATGAGTACCACACAGGTTGTACGCCCCGCCGGTGCCGGCCATGAAACCCTCTACGTCCTGCTGTTGTGCCTGATCATCCTCGCGGTGGCCGGTACGGTGGTGGCGCTGCATGGTGAATCCCAGGAGGTGGCCGCCGTACCCAGCCACCAACTGGACGCCCGCCGCGACCTCAGCGCTGCCGAGCAAGGCATCTACGCCGACCTGCGGGTGACCCTGGATGAAATCCACCTGCTGCAGCAAGAGCAGAACGCCCTGCCAACCCCTGCGCAACTGGCCGAAGAAGGCTTTGCGCCCTTCGCCCAGGACGCCAGTTCGGTCAGCCGTGGCGACCATCGCTGGCAGTTGCTCGCGCCCTCGGCCTACCTGGGCTTGAGCCAGGCACCGGCCACCAGCGGTTCACTGCTGATGCGGGTGCAGGGTACCGAGCCGGATATCTGGCTCAACCGCCAAGCCAACCTGGCCGCCCCCTCCGACCTCACTGACCAGGCGCTGATCGCAGCCGGCTGGCAGCAGGTGGTCGCGCAATTCGATGCCGGCGTTACCCGCCAGCACCGTCACTGA
- a CDS encoding thiamine pyrophosphate-binding protein, translated as MSKVTAAPPPSPLRAFWLKWRFHINVLLLLVPLGFMPKYFADAALFRGDTGIGERVAGEVQVGPWSLTLAEFRNEGPRPDPAGPMKFFNAALCNTCAEQVKATYLRIGKPRSLRAAGVIFFGTPYRMGAALPVPERTPADAELWVTMEGWDGTMHQGSIPLSQASPATIAWLNKQGVKP; from the coding sequence ATGAGCAAGGTCACTGCCGCTCCACCACCGTCGCCGCTGCGAGCCTTCTGGCTGAAATGGCGCTTCCATATCAATGTGCTGCTGTTGTTGGTGCCCCTGGGCTTCATGCCCAAGTACTTTGCCGACGCAGCGCTGTTTCGCGGTGACACCGGCATCGGCGAGCGCGTGGCCGGTGAGGTGCAGGTCGGGCCCTGGAGCCTGACGCTCGCCGAGTTCCGCAACGAAGGCCCGCGCCCCGACCCCGCCGGCCCGATGAAATTCTTCAACGCCGCGCTGTGCAACACCTGCGCCGAACAGGTCAAGGCCACCTACCTGCGCATCGGCAAACCGCGCAGCCTGCGCGCTGCCGGGGTGATCTTCTTCGGCACGCCGTACCGCATGGGCGCTGCCCTGCCCGTGCCGGAGCGCACGCCGGCCGACGCTGAACTGTGGGTGACCATGGAAGGCTGGGACGGCACGATGCACCAGGGTTCCATCCCGCTGAGCCAGGCCTCGCCTGCCACCATTGCCTGGCTGAACAAGCAAGGAGTTAAACCATGA
- a CDS encoding PepSY domain-containing protein, producing MSKKSRSKLWFLVHSWLALPIWFFVLIVCITGTLAVVSQEIVWLANPDIRASKPSDEAEPLSYDQVIGAIKRAEPQVIVRTLSRPDESHFALSVDLSYPDGRTVEVYVNPYTGVIQGISPSFDFQQFTRALHGWWLVPFTNGFSWGWYLVSLLGLPLLASLVTGLVVYKRFWKGFLKPTLRIRHGARIFWGDFHRLSGIWSIWFIAVISITGTWFLIQAILADNQISISSEPVVPVIAREHVPTSAPGVPAPMIPVDKAIEIATQRIPGLEASFVSMPLNAYSHLRIGGRGWYPLMFQTAQINPYDGEVASAHLLSDRTALEFVTESMRPLHTGDFGGLWIKLIWAFFGLVLSMMVLSGLLIWTKRTALATLNALKRSNKAPRQSAPVQALQAETSEANP from the coding sequence CGAAGAAGTCACGCTCCAAACTCTGGTTTCTCGTACACAGCTGGTTGGCATTGCCCATCTGGTTCTTTGTACTGATCGTTTGCATTACCGGCACGCTGGCGGTGGTCAGCCAGGAAATCGTCTGGCTGGCCAACCCGGATATCCGCGCGAGCAAGCCGTCGGACGAGGCCGAACCGCTGAGCTACGACCAGGTGATCGGCGCCATCAAGCGCGCCGAACCGCAGGTGATCGTACGTACCCTCAGCCGCCCGGATGAGTCGCACTTTGCTCTGAGTGTCGACCTCAGCTACCCAGACGGTCGCACCGTAGAGGTCTACGTCAACCCGTACACCGGGGTGATCCAGGGCATCAGCCCGTCCTTCGACTTCCAGCAATTCACCCGGGCCCTGCATGGCTGGTGGCTGGTGCCGTTCACCAATGGCTTCAGTTGGGGCTGGTACCTGGTGTCGCTGCTCGGCCTGCCGTTGCTGGCCTCACTCGTCACCGGGCTGGTGGTGTACAAGCGTTTCTGGAAGGGCTTTCTCAAGCCGACCCTGCGTATCCGCCACGGCGCGCGGATCTTCTGGGGTGACTTCCACCGCCTGAGCGGTATCTGGTCGATCTGGTTTATCGCGGTGATCTCCATCACCGGCACCTGGTTCCTGATCCAGGCGATCCTGGCGGACAACCAGATTTCGATCTCCAGCGAGCCCGTCGTCCCGGTCATCGCTCGAGAGCACGTACCGACGTCTGCGCCAGGCGTGCCGGCGCCCATGATCCCGGTGGATAAAGCGATTGAAATCGCCACCCAGCGCATCCCGGGCCTGGAAGCCAGTTTCGTCAGCATGCCCCTCAATGCCTACAGTCACCTGCGGATCGGTGGGCGCGGTTGGTACCCGTTGATGTTCCAGACCGCGCAAATCAACCCGTATGACGGTGAAGTGGCCTCGGCTCACCTGCTGTCCGACCGCACCGCATTGGAATTCGTTACTGAATCCATGCGCCCCCTGCATACCGGCGACTTCGGTGGCCTCTGGATCAAGCTGATCTGGGCGTTCTTCGGCCTGGTGCTGAGCATGATGGTATTGAGCGGCCTGCTGATCTGGACCAAGCGCACCGCCCTGGCCACCCTCAACGCCCTCAAGCGCAGCAACAAGGCGCCACGTCAATCCGCGCCCGTTCAAGCGTTGCAGGCTGAAACCTCGGAGGCCAACCCATGA